The following DNA comes from Salvia splendens isolate huo1 chromosome 17, SspV2, whole genome shotgun sequence.
GCTATATATCATAAGGTAGGGGGCCGGTGCGGGCGATGTAACTGTCAATGATGATGATGTGCGAAGAACAGAAATGAATCTTAACCGTGAAGGGTTAGAGCGGAGCAGTCACACCATAGGTTCAGCAACATCAAAGATTGAATTTAATAGAGTTTTTCGGCCGCCATAGTTATAGGCCGACGGTGGAATCGGTCGATAGGAATTATTACCGAAAGGGAGGTAGGAATGGTAAATTTTGTGCTTTAATACTTAACGCAGTTTAGTGCATTTTTTATacttaaattgaaattttaataataaattttagttCTAAAGCAATAAATCTGTGTTATAGCTTCAATTAACCCCCTAATTAACTACTCTAATTATTACCAAAAATTTAGCCTAACTGGATTTAGTCAAGgtcaatttcttattttaagATACTACTGTATTTGATTTGGGAATTGGCGGCTTCATTACATGGACTACATATGCAATAATTACATGTAGCATGTATTGCAATTTACTATTGttgaatataaaattattcaagaaaattgaaggaaaatattcaaaataaaaaaatttcaatttaatacTCTAGATTTCTAGTTGTCAAAGTACCAAAAAAAAGCATTAAATatggaaattgaaaaaaaaagtacatagaTTTCTACTAGTTGtcaaaaagagaataaaagtGCACTGTGATTCATTTGTCCACTCACAAATTCACCATTGACAACCTGTATTAAATTGCAACTTCAATTATAAAAattcttaaaacaaaaatttaaaacaaacttTTACTGATTAGATGCAgaagaaataaatcaaatgtcAAGAAATGAATTTGGATTCCAGCTCAATGATGCAAACCAAATCAATTTCAAGTAGACATTTTGTCCCAACTAACAGCTGTTTATGAGTATAACAAATCAAATCTTGTACAACTCACAAGCCCCACCATCAAAATTCTCCAAGGAATATGACATTTGTGGGagcaaattgaaattgaaattaattaaattgaaccaaaGGTACATCAATAATTGCACTAGATAAATGATAACACTATGAATATCCAcaaagatttttaaaaaaaggcaaaatattgaaaaaagaATTATTACATGGAAGATTGATGATTCTCTTCATCAACCCCTAAACACAATACATGTTATAATTGACTTTCACAGCCTTGGTAACTAATTAGTGTGGAAATTTCCTCCCAAAAAATCATATCAAAATACAGAGCAAGAACCAAAGAAGGGAAGTCTCCATTTTCTGTCACCATTTCTATAGCTTGAAAAAGCTAGAGTTTTTTTCCCACTATATACAGAAGCCACTCTCACTTGGGGCCTCAAATTGAATAGAAATCAAGAATGGTATATGAATCCATCATAGCTCAACTTTCATTTGAGATGTGGGTAGAATCCCTGCACATATATTATCAtaacatatatcaaaatttcaagattttaaaGAAGTTATATTTTTTCAGACCAAAATGTGACATTATCACTAACCTTGAAAATTTTGCATCTGGCCTTGTCCGAATCCCATCTGCACAATGCTATGCAGATCATCTTCCCAAAAGGATGAAACCTACAAAACCACAAGATCATGTTACTATAAAGATTCCTAACTAAAACGAAACCCGAAACTCGGATCAAGACTCATGAAACCACATACTTGAGAGGCTGCATCGGCGAAATTCTCCATTTGAGGCCTTTGGTTTCTCCCATGGCTAGGAGGGAAAGGCGCCTCGTTCCCACACGGGGATTGGAACGGGTAGCCATCCGATGGGTACATCGAGCCGCGAGACTGAAACATCTGCAGCATTCATTCAAATCAGCCTCACTCACTCACCAAAATGATCTTATTCTGAGTTGATGATTTTGTGAGAATGTTGCTACTTACATCTTTAGACATTAGTGCTTCCATGTTGAAATCCATTCTCGGATTAACAGTTGTCAGTTTCATCGAAAGGAACTACACAACAACATAGCCAATTACAaacttcacacacacacacacacacatatacacatttTTTGTCATTCACATATTCTTGAATCAGGAATTCTTACCTCAACTTGGCGCTGCAAAGACTGCACATAATTAATGATCTCATCAAGCATAACTGCTTTCCCAGTAACCTATACATAGAAAAACAATTCATCAACACTTTTTTTCTCagaaatttaataaattcaatTGTCTGAATCTGACCACATTACCTTATTGCAACCTGGCACAAGATCTTGAAGCACTTTCATCCTCTCACTGATCTTCTCTCTACGAACCTAAAGATGCAATTTTTATCAAACAACCACTCAATATAAAGCAAATTACTTTTCTTGAAACGAAGAATGATTGATTTCCATACTCTTTCTGCGAGGCTATGGGCGTCTGTAGCTTGCCCACGTCGAGCTCGGACATGGATGTAGTCCTTGGGAGGCTCCGGAAGCTTCGAATTATCCTTCGACGCCTTCTGATTCGCCTTCTCCTCTTCCGATTTGCTTCTCTTCCCACTAGATTCACTATTCTCCGACGCAGAAACCTGCAATTGATCAAATCACGTGAGCAATTACGCAATTCTCTTCAATAGTTGTttatatagagagagaattgaatTACATTAGCGACGGCGGTGTCTTTCCCCTTTCCTTTGGGGGCGGACTTTCTCTTTCTAGGGTTTGCGCCATTTTCGGGAATTGGGATCTGCTCGGAAACAGTCGAATTCTCCCTCGAATCAGCTGCATTATCAGGCGTGGAGGATCTGGAAGCCATGAAATTCTTCTCCGGAGCCGGAATTGATTCCCAGTTTTCTTGAACTGACGGCGGCGGGATCTTGGTCGGATCGAGTTTAGGGGGAATTTCACTGAGTCCGCCAAAATTCGTGTTGGCGAAGCAGGAGAATCTCGCGGCCCGCTCAGGAAAAGCCGGATCGGGGGAGAAGGtggggagagagagaaactgATTACTCCCACTCTCCCTCATGAGATTGAGGTTGGGAGGGGAATTGAGAGGGGTGCTGTAGCAGGAGGTGTTAGCACTGTTGTTGTTGAAAGGGGAAATCTCTCCGGAATTGCAAATGCTGCCCAATCGCCCAATCAGCTCACGCAAAACGATGTTGTCGCCATTGTTGTTGTGTGAAGCGGTTGGGGATGAGACCATGGAGCTCAATGCGGACTCGAAGGGGTCGTTCTGATCGACTGAATTCTCCCAATTGGGTCGGAAAAGCCTGCAATTGAGATCACTGGAGGAGGAAAACAAGTTGCTGGCGTTGCCCTCTTTCTCCATTGAGAAAAACAAGAAATCTTAGTTGGGAAGTATGGGGAAGTGAGATGCTTTTGGTGTGAATAAAAGAATACAAAAAgtggagcagagagagagagttgagaGAGAAGAAGGTTTGAATAACGAAAGAGGAGAGAGGAAGGAAGCAAAGAGCTGATGAGAGATGTTTGTTTGACCGAgagtactatattatatatatatatatggattgTGTATGTATAGTTTTGGTACTTGGCTATGTCTAGGTGGGCTGGGTCGTCGTCAATCGATCTACCGTTCATAcgaaaaatttattaaattcggTTGTTATCGATTGATTCTACACTACCACAAGTCACAACTCTCTACAATTCTAAATGTTTCTTTTATCATATCATGGGTCTAACTTTaagttttaattattataaaattgtagtactattagtttttcaataaaaatgaaaatatagttAATAAATCAGTTGAGAGTCATAATTGACTAAACCGACCAAAAATCACCCAAAACCACAAAGTTGTGTGCTTTCTGTCGAGCCGATTATGGTTCAAACCTTCGCTACATCAAAACCAGCATTTTCAAACTTGAATCGATGATTTTAAAATCGTGAGCACCTCTATTAACAAGGGGTTTTAAATAGCATATGTATTCCGCACAAGAGGTTACACGCATTTAAGTACTCCATCTCATATCTTTATCACttttaattatcatatttaaaatacaatttacttttcattttcttttgctTTTTACCTTTACCCTTAGAGCATTAGTAGTTGTGCGGATGTCTCAGCGGACagcccaaaaacacctcatgccacatcatacggacatcccactgctcctgccacgtcatacagacatcccactgc
Coding sequences within:
- the LOC121775103 gene encoding transcription factor bHLH62-like translates to MEKEGNASNLFSSSSDLNCRLFRPNWENSVDQNDPFESALSSMVSSPTASHNNNGDNIVLRELIGRLGSICNSGEISPFNNNSANTSCYSTPLNSPPNLNLMRESGSNQFLSLPTFSPDPAFPERAARFSCFANTNFGGLSEIPPKLDPTKIPPPSVQENWESIPAPEKNFMASRSSTPDNAADSRENSTVSEQIPIPENGANPRKRKSAPKGKGKDTAVANVSASENSESSGKRSKSEEEKANQKASKDNSKLPEPPKDYIHVRARRGQATDAHSLAERVRREKISERMKVLQDLVPGCNKVTGKAVMLDEIINYVQSLQRQVEFLSMKLTTVNPRMDFNMEALMSKDMFQSRGSMYPSDGYPFQSPCGNEAPFPPSHGRNQRPQMENFADAASQVSSFWEDDLHSIVQMGFGQGQMQNFQGILPTSQMKVEL